The Methylomarinum sp. Ch1-1 genome contains the following window.
CATCGGGCCAAGCGTTCTGGCTGATTAATATAGATGTTAGTGTGGTCGCCAAGTCATAGTCAGGTTATCTTCCGGACTAAACGATCTTCCCATCATCTGTTCAATTCTAGGGAATTTAGAGTTGCATCGCTAGCCTTCCGAACCACATACAAAAATATGCAATGCCGACTTTCGTAATTTAATTTATGATAGTCCGTTAACAAATTTTTTTATCAATCAAATAAAGGTACCATCATTATGGCAAAAAATTTACTTGAACAACTTAGTGAAATGACCGTAGTTGTGGCTGATACCGGTGATCTTGAAGCCATTGAGACATTTAAACCACGTGATGCCACCACTAACCCTTCGTTGATTACCGCGGCCGCTCAAATGCCACAGTATCAAAGCATTGTCGATGATACTCTGAAAGGAGCGAGAGAATCACTGGGCGCCGCTGCCTCGGCAGATGAAGTCGCGACATTGGCCTTCGACCGTTTGGCGGTATCATTCGGCCTGAAAATTCTGGAAATCATTCCAGGCCGTGTTTCCACTGAAGTTGACGCCAGACTGTCTTTTGACACCGAAGGCACCGTCGCCAAAGGTCGTGAAATTATCGCCCAATATGAAGCGAAAGGCGTTTCTAAAGAACGAATTTTGATTAAAATCGCTTCCACTTGGGAAGGTATTAAAGCCGCTGAAATTCTGGAAAAAGAAGGCATACACTGTAACTTGACGCTGTTATTCGGTTTGCACCAAGCGATTGCTTGCGCCGAGGCCGGCGTGACCCTGATTTCTCCTTTCGTGGGTCGTATTCTGGACTGGTACAAGAAAGATACCGGACGCGATTCATATCCTGCGCCTGAAGATCCAGGTGTTCTGTCTGTCACCGAGGTTTACAACTATTACAAGAAATTTGGTTATAAAACCGAAGTTATGGGAGCGAGCTTCCGTAATATCGGTGAAATCACCGAATTGGCCGGTTGCGATCTGTTGACTATTTCTCCTGCGTTGTTAGCGGAATTACAATCATCTGAAGGTGAGTTGGTGCGCAAACTTGACCCTGCTAAAGCCGCCGAGCAAAGCATCGAAAAAATCTCTATCGATAAAGATACTTTCGAAAAAATGCATGCCGACAACCGTATGGCGACCGACAAGCTGTCTGAAGGTATCGATGGCTTCGCCAAGGCGTTGGTATCCTTGGAACAAATGTTGAAGGATCGTTTAGCAACGTTGGAAGCTTAATTAATCTAAATGGTATGCGGGGTGGACAGTTGATTGTTTGAATCCCAGCGCAATTATTGTTTAGTCATACACCGCTCTTGAATGCTGTTTAAGAGCGGTGTTACTTTTTAAATCAGGACCTAAATCAATGGCACAAAAAATTTTAGACATCGTCAAGCCAGGCGTTGTGACCGGCGAAGACGTACAAAAAGTTTTCGAATTCTGTAAACAAAACAAATGTGCGTTGCCAGCAGTAAACTGCATCAGCACCGACACGATCAACGCCGTGTTGGAAGCCGCCGCGAAGGTGAAATCCCCGGTTATCATCCAGTTTTCCAATGGCGGTGCGGCGTTCTTTGCAGGTAAGGGTTTACCTGTTGAAGGGCAGCGCAGCTCTATCTTGGGGGCAATTTCCGGGGCAAAACATGTGCACAATATGGCTGAGCACTACGGTGTTCCCGTTATTTTGCATACCGATCATGCGGCGAAAAAATTATTGCCATGGATCGACGGATTGTTAGATGCCGGCGAAAAACATTTTGCCGAAACCGGTAAGCCCTTGTTCAGCTCTCACATGCTGGATCTTTCCGAAGAAAGTCTGGAAGAAAACATCGAGACTTGCGCAAAATATTTGGAGCGCATGTCGAAAATGGATATGACCCTGGAAATCGAACTGGGTTGTACCGGCGGTGAAGAAGACGGCGTTGATAATACCGATATGGATCATTCCCTGTTGTATACGCAACCGGAAGAAGTCGCTTATGCTTACGAGGAATTAAGCAAGGTCAGCCCGCGTTTCACCATTGCCGCTTCTTTCGGTAACGTTCATGGTGTCTACAAACCGGGTAATGTAAAACTGACGCCGACTATCCTGAGAGATTCTCAGACTTATGTTTCCGAGAAATACGGTGTCCCGACCAATACCCTGAATTTCGTTTTCCACGGTGGTTCCGGCTCTTCCGCCGAAGAAATCAAGGAATCGATCAGCTATGGGGTCATCAAAATGAACATTGATACCGATACCCAATGGGCGACTTGGGAAGGTGTGAAGAACTACTACAAGAAAAACGAAGCCTATCTGCAAGGCCAAATCGGCAACCCGGATGGCGCCGATAGCCCCAACAAGAAATATTATGATCCACGCGCTTGGCAACGCGCCGGCCAAGTTGGCATGGTGACGCGTTTGGAACAGGCTTTCAAAGAACTGAATGCGGTTGATATTTTATAAGCCGTTTAAGTTGATAAAGCCAAGGCCGATTCGTTCGAATCGGCCTTTTTTTTTGCTTGTCGTTCGGGCAACTCTAGCCCGTCAGAGCTGTGCGCTTTAGTTGCGAGAGGTGGTCGACAACGATCAATGCATGATGAGCGTGTCTTAGTTATAAGGTAACTATTCAGTATAAAAATGCTTTTACTGTCAGTTACTTGCTCCAGAAGATGCCGTTCACCCTGCACCTAAATAAACGAAGATGATTTATCGCAGCCATTAGCCTATGGAATTTAGGTGCTGGGTCAATATGTCCCTATAGGCTTGGATGCGACATCCCTGTCGCATACACTTCTTCCACAAGCAATTGATAGTAAAAGAAATATTTTCTCAGTATCTTTCAGGGTTTAGGGAGTAGACCATTGATTTCTCGGGACGCGTTCACCCAGCACTTAAATAAACGACGATTATAAATCATTGCCAATAGTCTATGGTATTTAGGTGCTGGGTGAATACATCCATGTAAGCTCTGGCTGCAACGTCCTGTTGCAGACAGCCCGATAAATCAATAGCCTACTCCCTCTGATAAAAATACGCTGAATAATTACGTTATAAGAAAACTACTGCAGTCCGGCAAAGAATTGGTGTACAGTGTCTAAAGATGATTATCGGGCGGAAGCCGATCCATTCCAGTAAACAGCAGGGGCTATTCGGAAAGATGCGGCCTGCCTTATTTACGGAGCGCAAATAGTATGTCAGCCTTTGAACATTATCATCCCTCCCAATATTCTCCTTACATCGGCGGACATTTTCAACTGACGCCGCATGCCTTAGATGTGTTCAGCCCTTACAGCGGCAAACCGGTTTATAAAACCTATCTTGCCGGTCCCGACGAATTCGAAATCGCGCTACAGGCCGCCTGTTCGGCGAAAACGGTCATGCAGGATTTTCCGGTTTATCATCGTTATCGGGTTCTGATGCAGATAGCGGAAGCCATCTCGGCGCATCGCGAACAGTTTGCGACGATCATGGCGAGGGAGGCCGGCAAGCCGTTAAAAACCGCCTTTGTCGAGATAGACCGGGCGGTACAGACCTTTCAGATAGCGGCCGAAGA
Protein-coding sequences here:
- a CDS encoding transaldolase; amino-acid sequence: MAKNLLEQLSEMTVVVADTGDLEAIETFKPRDATTNPSLITAAAQMPQYQSIVDDTLKGARESLGAAASADEVATLAFDRLAVSFGLKILEIIPGRVSTEVDARLSFDTEGTVAKGREIIAQYEAKGVSKERILIKIASTWEGIKAAEILEKEGIHCNLTLLFGLHQAIACAEAGVTLISPFVGRILDWYKKDTGRDSYPAPEDPGVLSVTEVYNYYKKFGYKTEVMGASFRNIGEITELAGCDLLTISPALLAELQSSEGELVRKLDPAKAAEQSIEKISIDKDTFEKMHADNRMATDKLSEGIDGFAKALVSLEQMLKDRLATLEA
- the fbaA gene encoding class II fructose-bisphosphate aldolase, encoding MAQKILDIVKPGVVTGEDVQKVFEFCKQNKCALPAVNCISTDTINAVLEAAAKVKSPVIIQFSNGGAAFFAGKGLPVEGQRSSILGAISGAKHVHNMAEHYGVPVILHTDHAAKKLLPWIDGLLDAGEKHFAETGKPLFSSHMLDLSEESLEENIETCAKYLERMSKMDMTLEIELGCTGGEEDGVDNTDMDHSLLYTQPEEVAYAYEELSKVSPRFTIAASFGNVHGVYKPGNVKLTPTILRDSQTYVSEKYGVPTNTLNFVFHGGSGSSAEEIKESISYGVIKMNIDTDTQWATWEGVKNYYKKNEAYLQGQIGNPDGADSPNKKYYDPRAWQRAGQVGMVTRLEQAFKELNAVDIL